In one Gopherus evgoodei ecotype Sinaloan lineage chromosome 1, rGopEvg1_v1.p, whole genome shotgun sequence genomic region, the following are encoded:
- the LOC115647154 gene encoding histone H2B 8, whose protein sequence is MPEPAKSAPAPKKGSKKAVTKTQKKGDKKRRKTRKESYSIYVYKVLKQVHPDTGISSKAMGIMNSFVNDIFERIAGEASRLAHYNKRSTITSREIQTAVRLLLPGELAKHAVSEGTKAVTKYTSSK, encoded by the exons ATGCCTGAGCCCGCGAAATCTGCTCCAGCGCCTAAGAAAGGGTCTAAGAAAGCtgttactaag actcaGAAGAAAGGTGATAAGAAGCGTAGAAAGACAAGAAAGGAAAGTTATTCTATCTACGTGTATAAAGTACTGAAGCAAGTTCACCCAGACACTGGTATTTCTTCTAAGGCTATGGGCATTATGAACTCGTTTGTGAATGACATTTTTGAGCGTATCGCAGGGGAAGCGTCTCGTCTGGCCCATTACAACAAGCGCTCGACCATCACTTCCAGAGAGATTCAGACAGCTGTAAGACTGCTGCTGCCGGGCGAGTTAGCCAAACACGCGGTGTCTGAGGGCACTAAGGCTGTTACCAAGTACACCAGCTCTAAGTAG